The following proteins are encoded in a genomic region of Desulfosporosinus youngiae DSM 17734:
- a CDS encoding YeiH family protein produces the protein MWLQAKESLSVQQTLVIDQERRNRFILGVLFTMVIAGTGTWVGALPGINRIGAMLSAILIAVIYRNVLGYPESIREGIQFSARFLMRFAIVLYGFKLNIDMVLHKGGMLLVYDTMIIIIAITATMLLAKLFKADLNLSLLLGIGTGVCGAAAIAAVSPILKANDEDTAIGAGIIALIGTIFALTYTFLMPFLPISALEYGIWSGMSLHEIAHVAAASMPAGQDVMAMGLLSKLGRVFLLIPLSIVLSLWMKRKGEGEGKQSAPFPWFLAGFMLTSLVGTYLPIPDVVLNDISKVSSFLLAAAMVGLGLNVHLSSLRNRALRPLGAMIIASIVVSAVSFFTLLWFGL, from the coding sequence ATGTGGTTGCAGGCAAAGGAGAGTTTAAGTGTTCAACAGACTTTAGTGATAGATCAAGAGAGGCGGAATCGTTTTATACTAGGAGTTCTATTTACTATGGTTATCGCTGGTACCGGAACATGGGTGGGAGCCTTACCGGGAATCAATCGAATCGGGGCTATGCTGAGTGCTATTCTGATTGCTGTAATTTATCGCAATGTGCTTGGATATCCGGAGAGTATTCGTGAAGGAATTCAGTTTTCCGCACGTTTTCTGATGCGTTTTGCCATCGTGCTCTATGGATTCAAACTTAATATTGATATGGTTCTTCACAAAGGCGGGATGCTGCTTGTTTATGATACTATGATCATTATCATTGCGATTACAGCGACTATGTTATTGGCCAAGTTGTTTAAAGCAGATTTGAACCTATCATTGCTGCTGGGAATTGGGACGGGCGTATGTGGGGCTGCCGCGATTGCGGCGGTATCCCCGATTTTAAAGGCAAATGACGAAGATACTGCGATTGGAGCGGGAATCATTGCCTTAATAGGAACCATCTTTGCTTTGACATATACCTTTCTCATGCCGTTTTTACCGATCAGCGCTCTTGAATACGGGATATGGAGTGGCATGAGTTTACACGAGATCGCTCATGTGGCGGCAGCTTCTATGCCGGCAGGTCAGGATGTGATGGCAATGGGATTGTTGTCCAAACTGGGAAGAGTATTCCTGCTGATCCCTTTAAGTATCGTTCTTTCTCTTTGGATGAAGCGCAAAGGAGAGGGGGAGGGTAAGCAAAGCGCACCCTTTCCCTGGTTTTTAGCCGGATTCATGTTGACAAGTTTAGTAGGCACGTATCTGCCAATTCCTGACGTTGTTCTCAACGATATTTCCAAGGTGTCCTCTTTCCTTTTGGCAGCTGCTATGGTTGGGTTAGGCCTTAATGTCCATCTTTCAAGTTTGCGGAATCGGGCACTGCGTCCGCTTGGGGCCATGATCATTGCTTCGATCGTAGTATCAGCGGTTTCTTTCTTTACTCTCCTGTGGTTTGGTCTGTAG
- a CDS encoding LysR substrate-binding domain-containing protein, which translates to MIADPLKIFVTVAELKNFSRAAEELFLSQPSVSLQIRNLENELGSKLINRSPKHLELTQSGELLYGIAKQILFLYDKAKQEIEQLTTTVTGSLKVGASYTIGEYILPFALAEFSDQFPNVDIAASIGNTVEITHAVRSNHLDLALVEGEVHHSDLDIQPLMDDEIILVVPNQHALARLPIVTADHLQDRVWILRETGSGTRDFSDKLIKDWKVNVKKSHIFGSSQAVKQAVIAGLGIALVSGWIVRKELKAKELTAIRIKGKKLIRTFSIIRPKNSEMTKAMGIFTENLLSPDFISSLMDHNPSVIS; encoded by the coding sequence ATGATTGCCGATCCTTTAAAAATCTTTGTAACAGTTGCTGAACTTAAGAATTTTTCCCGTGCAGCAGAAGAGCTCTTTCTATCCCAGCCCAGTGTCAGCTTACAAATCCGAAATTTAGAAAATGAACTTGGCTCAAAACTGATTAACCGTTCTCCGAAACACTTGGAGCTTACTCAATCAGGTGAACTTCTTTATGGAATAGCAAAGCAGATCCTGTTCCTGTATGACAAGGCAAAACAAGAAATCGAACAGTTGACAACCACTGTCACAGGCTCGCTGAAAGTGGGAGCAAGCTATACTATTGGCGAGTACATTCTACCCTTCGCGCTGGCTGAATTTTCCGATCAATTTCCAAATGTAGACATAGCAGCCTCGATCGGAAATACGGTAGAAATCACTCATGCGGTTCGATCTAATCATTTGGACCTTGCACTTGTCGAAGGGGAAGTCCATCACTCCGACCTCGATATCCAGCCTTTGATGGATGATGAGATTATTTTGGTAGTCCCTAACCAACATGCTTTGGCAAGACTTCCCATCGTCACTGCGGATCATCTTCAAGACCGGGTGTGGATTCTCAGAGAGACTGGTTCCGGGACTCGTGATTTCAGTGATAAGCTGATCAAGGATTGGAAAGTCAATGTAAAAAAATCTCATATCTTTGGCAGCAGTCAGGCTGTAAAGCAAGCGGTTATTGCTGGTTTGGGAATTGCACTTGTCTCTGGCTGGATTGTACGAAAGGAATTAAAAGCAAAAGAATTAACGGCCATCCGAATAAAAGGCAAAAAACTAATTCGTACATTTTCAATAATAAGGCCCAAGAATAGTGAAATGACCAAAGCCATGGGCATTTTTACAGAAAATTTGCTTTCACCTGACTTTATCTCTTCGCTTATGGATCATAATCCCTCCGTAATCAGTTAG
- a CDS encoding precorrin-6A/cobalt-precorrin-6A reductase — MILLLGETAAAREISEYLNSRRYELTRMQTWSEKASLHLPSLVIDASPPSSSVKFAHLRQWCEEQDIPYLRLERPETIVPVSPLIYSVNNWEEALIQLEDRVGTLYQEKGRLVTVFVTTGSHQLESIVRSPFARLARIVVRVLPEGRLVQKCQNMGISPRNIIAMQGQFSKEVNKVSLKFYGADILLTRDSGSAGGTDTKVSAALELGIEIIFIKRNNPHTGLTVYSVHELFDWVDANIPAPKCT; from the coding sequence ATGATTTTACTTTTAGGAGAAACGGCCGCGGCACGTGAGATTAGTGAATATCTCAATAGCAGAAGGTATGAGCTGACACGGATGCAAACCTGGAGTGAAAAGGCTTCGCTGCATTTACCCTCATTGGTCATTGATGCCAGTCCTCCTTCCAGCAGTGTGAAGTTTGCCCATCTGCGCCAATGGTGTGAAGAGCAGGATATTCCTTATCTTCGCTTAGAAAGACCTGAGACAATCGTTCCTGTCAGCCCCTTAATATATTCAGTGAATAATTGGGAGGAAGCACTGATCCAATTGGAAGACCGCGTAGGTACTTTGTATCAAGAAAAAGGACGGCTGGTAACAGTTTTTGTTACGACCGGAAGTCACCAATTGGAAAGCATCGTCCGAAGTCCTTTTGCTCGATTGGCCCGTATCGTTGTCAGGGTTCTGCCGGAGGGCCGTTTGGTTCAGAAATGCCAGAATATGGGTATATCGCCTAGGAATATCATTGCTATGCAAGGACAATTTTCTAAAGAGGTCAATAAAGTATCTCTTAAATTCTATGGAGCAGATATTCTTTTGACCCGTGATAGCGGGTCCGCCGGCGGAACTGATACGAAAGTCTCGGCTGCCTTAGAGTTGGGGATAGAGATTATTTTCATTAAAAGAAACAACCCGCATACAGGGTTGACGGTGTATAGTGTCCATGAATTGTTTGATTGGGTAGATGCTAATATTCCTGCTCCAAAATGCACATAA
- a CDS encoding energy-coupling factor ABC transporter ATP-binding protein: protein MSKCILEVVNLEYSYPDGTNALRKVNLPIIKGEKLAILGSNGAGKSTLFMQLNGTYRPDSGCIKYRGEEISYKNKALIELRKNVGIVFQDPDSQLFSASVYQDISFGPLNLGLSEEKVIERVERALVDTETKDLQDKPTHLLSYGQKKRVSIAGVLAMEPEVIIFDEPTAGMDPRHSQEFMQLLDKLSDQGKTMILSTHDVDLAYSWADRLVIMYRGEIIAQGLPGELFLQPEIVQRADLTIPWLIETHIELVKKGWLLPSAPLPKSKEDLFKTIAIKSGQQTA from the coding sequence TTGTCTAAGTGCATACTAGAAGTAGTTAATTTAGAGTATTCCTATCCAGACGGTACAAATGCTTTACGCAAAGTTAATTTACCGATTATAAAGGGTGAAAAGTTAGCTATTTTGGGTTCAAACGGGGCGGGAAAATCCACCTTATTTATGCAATTGAACGGAACATATCGTCCGGATTCAGGGTGTATTAAATATCGGGGAGAGGAGATTTCCTACAAAAACAAAGCGTTAATAGAATTACGCAAAAACGTAGGAATAGTCTTCCAAGATCCTGATAGTCAATTATTTTCCGCCAGTGTTTATCAGGACATCTCCTTTGGTCCGCTCAATCTCGGACTTTCAGAAGAAAAAGTCATTGAGAGAGTTGAACGGGCTCTGGTAGATACAGAGACTAAAGACCTTCAGGATAAGCCTACGCATTTATTAAGCTATGGGCAGAAAAAACGTGTTTCGATTGCGGGGGTTCTGGCTATGGAGCCGGAAGTCATTATTTTTGATGAACCAACCGCCGGAATGGACCCTCGTCACTCACAAGAGTTCATGCAGCTTTTGGATAAGTTAAGTGATCAAGGCAAGACTATGATTCTATCGACTCATGATGTCGATCTGGCATATAGCTGGGCAGATAGGTTAGTCATTATGTACCGTGGGGAGATCATTGCTCAAGGATTACCCGGCGAATTATTTTTGCAGCCGGAAATTGTGCAGCGTGCCGATTTGACAATTCCCTGGCTGATTGAGACACATATTGAGTTGGTCAAAAAAGGATGGCTGCTTCCTTCGGCCCCTTTGCCGAAATCAAAAGAGGATCTGTTTAAAACTATTGCGATTAAAAGCGGTCAGCAAACAGCATAG
- a CDS encoding energy-coupling factor ABC transporter substrate-binding protein has protein sequence MKLFTKNMIILLFVVLLAVVPLFVAKDAEFGGADGEASEAITELNADYTPWFESFWEPPSGEIESLLFALQAAIGSGFVFYYIGLSKGKHSLSKRD, from the coding sequence ATGAAACTCTTTACCAAGAACATGATAATTCTATTATTTGTAGTCTTATTAGCAGTCGTCCCTCTTTTTGTAGCAAAGGATGCAGAATTTGGCGGTGCCGATGGTGAGGCATCAGAAGCGATCACGGAGCTTAACGCTGACTATACCCCTTGGTTTGAATCATTTTGGGAACCGCCCAGCGGTGAAATTGAATCCTTATTGTTTGCTTTGCAGGCTGCGATCGGGAGTGGATTTGTCTTTTATTATATTGGGCTGTCAAAGGGTAAACATAGTTTGAGTAAGAGGGATTAA
- a CDS encoding energy-coupling factor ABC transporter permease, whose protein sequence is MKGLPKIKNIGLLMIYVMAVYIFFPDNAYGMHIMEGFLPFNWAAFWWIAMIPFVIAGVRSIKKTLALHPNLKMLLGMAGAFAFVLSALKIPSVTGSCSHPTGVGLGAILFGPAAMTVLGMIVLIFQALLLAHGGITTLGANTFSMGIVGPFVSYGVYKGLKKLGAPQWLSIFTAASLGNLMTYVTTSIQLGLAFPAASGGVSAAILKFMGIFAVTQVPLAISEGLLTVMVFNILMVYSQKDLQVLTAFTGKAVSSIKRGVKA, encoded by the coding sequence ATGAAAGGTCTTCCTAAGATAAAAAATATCGGTTTACTGATGATCTATGTTATGGCTGTATACATCTTCTTCCCGGATAACGCTTATGGTATGCATATCATGGAGGGATTCTTACCGTTTAACTGGGCCGCCTTCTGGTGGATCGCTATGATACCTTTTGTTATTGCAGGAGTACGCTCCATTAAAAAAACACTGGCACTCCATCCGAATTTGAAGATGCTGCTTGGGATGGCAGGGGCATTTGCTTTTGTTCTATCCGCTTTAAAGATTCCGTCAGTTACCGGCAGCTGCTCTCACCCTACAGGTGTCGGCTTAGGCGCCATTCTATTTGGACCTGCGGCTATGACCGTTTTAGGAATGATAGTCTTAATCTTCCAGGCTCTTTTGCTGGCCCATGGGGGAATAACGACCTTAGGAGCAAACACCTTTTCAATGGGAATAGTAGGCCCTTTTGTCTCATATGGTGTTTACAAAGGCCTGAAAAAACTGGGGGCACCCCAATGGCTCTCGATCTTTACGGCAGCAAGCTTAGGAAATTTAATGACCTACGTAACAACCTCCATTCAGTTAGGTCTTGCGTTTCCGGCGGCTTCAGGTGGAGTGAGTGCCGCTATCCTTAAATTCATGGGCATTTTTGCAGTCACTCAGGTTCCTTTAGCGATTAGCGAAGGTCTGCTTACGGTAATGGTGTTTAATATTCTCATGGTTTATAGCCAAAAGGACTTGCAGGTTTTAACCGCATTTACAGGCAAGGCCGTATCTTCCATTAAACGGGGGGTTAAAGCATGA